In Dolichospermum flos-aquae CCAP 1403/13F, the following proteins share a genomic window:
- a CDS encoding SpoIIE family protein phosphatase, with the protein MTDKKLDKLKLMVVDDELDNLDLLYRTFWKDFKVYRANNASEALAILEKEGEMAVIISDQRMPDINGNELLSLTVERFPDTIRILLTGFTDVEDLVDAINSGRVFKYITKPWNPNQLQLLVKQASDTYRLVKKRVAELSQALRRESLFNAMTKAIRESLDYNNMLQKIVATMGETFAAHNCLLKPVEDDLLIQQPFCYQNPQSEICNLLPDPSELIAEVFQTQHYQITENFYKDIPYQYLVIPLIYQQHLLAIVAICKLGSDQIWHQEDIQLITDVSEQAALAISQAKLYQSLQEKQQQIHLELEVARQIQHNILRQTLPEITGVKIQACCYPAREVGGDFFEVFVHANGDLWLAVGDVSGKGVPAALFMSSTISLLRRELSQEVPVEPNVMMQNLNYALSDDLIISNYFITMVLARYHPSTSELVYANSGHIYPFVWSQKTIFNDSPHYLKVRSIPLGILPKWQGESGRLILAPGDTLLLASDGITEATGWENLDNPQTTNRSMLNQAGLWQLIKKQTQSLNLDNLLAVIQANNDLQEDDQTILCLEIL; encoded by the coding sequence ATGACTGATAAAAAGTTAGATAAGCTCAAGCTCATGGTGGTAGATGATGAGTTAGATAACTTAGATTTACTCTATCGCACATTTTGGAAAGATTTTAAAGTCTATAGAGCTAATAATGCCAGTGAAGCCTTGGCTATCTTAGAAAAAGAAGGTGAAATGGCTGTGATTATCTCTGACCAGAGAATGCCCGACATCAACGGTAATGAATTATTAAGTTTGACAGTTGAGCGTTTTCCTGATACAATTCGGATTTTGCTAACTGGTTTTACTGATGTGGAAGATTTAGTAGATGCAATTAACTCTGGTCGCGTATTTAAGTACATTACTAAACCTTGGAATCCCAACCAACTTCAATTATTAGTTAAGCAAGCTAGTGACACATATCGCTTAGTTAAAAAACGGGTAGCAGAATTATCTCAGGCATTGCGGCGGGAATCTTTATTTAATGCTATGACAAAGGCAATTAGAGAATCTTTAGACTATAACAATATGCTGCAAAAAATTGTTGCCACGATGGGAGAGACATTTGCGGCTCATAATTGTTTACTCAAACCAGTAGAAGATGATTTATTAATACAACAGCCATTTTGCTATCAAAATCCTCAATCTGAAATCTGTAATTTACTTCCAGACCCTAGTGAGTTAATTGCTGAAGTTTTCCAAACCCAACATTATCAAATAACAGAAAATTTTTATAAAGATATCCCTTATCAATACTTGGTTATTCCTCTCATTTATCAACAACATTTACTAGCTATTGTTGCTATTTGTAAGTTAGGAAGCGATCAGATTTGGCATCAAGAAGATATTCAATTAATTACAGATGTGTCCGAACAAGCTGCTTTAGCAATTTCCCAAGCCAAACTCTATCAAAGTCTGCAAGAAAAACAACAACAAATTCACCTGGAGTTGGAAGTAGCTCGCCAAATTCAACATAATATATTACGGCAAACCTTACCGGAAATCACAGGTGTAAAAATCCAAGCTTGTTGCTATCCAGCAAGAGAGGTTGGGGGTGATTTTTTTGAGGTATTTGTCCATGCTAATGGTGATTTGTGGTTAGCAGTTGGTGATGTTTCTGGTAAGGGCGTGCCAGCGGCTTTATTTATGTCTAGTACGATTTCTCTGCTGCGTCGGGAACTATCTCAAGAAGTACCTGTAGAGCCAAATGTGATGATGCAGAATCTGAATTATGCTCTGAGTGATGACTTAATCATCAGTAATTATTTTATCACAATGGTTTTAGCCCGTTATCACCCAAGCACAAGCGAACTTGTCTATGCTAATTCTGGGCATATTTATCCTTTTGTGTGGTCACAAAAAACAATTTTTAATGATTCTCCCCATTATCTGAAAGTTCGGAGTATTCCCTTGGGAATATTACCTAAATGGCAAGGAGAATCTGGCCGTTTGATTCTTGCTCCCGGAGATACATTACTGCTGGCTAGTGATGGAATCACGGAAGCAACTGGATGGGAAAATTTAGACAATCCCCAAACAACTAATCGTTCTATGCTCAATCAAGCAGGTTTGTGGCAACTGATTAAAAAACAAACTCAATCACTTAATCTGGATAATTTATTAGCCGTTATTCAAGCCAATAATGATCTCCAAGAAGATGATCAAACTATACTCTGTTTGGAGATTTTATAG
- a CDS encoding response regulator → MSKIRIVVIEDHYLTRFSICKALQQKNEIEVVGEAGNARHGLIMLKKLQPDVAIVDIGLPDQDGIELTKEIKAIANHRQLSNTKVLILTSSDNKASVLAAFSAGADSYCMKDIRFDNLLEAIRVTADGNPWIDPMIARIILEKAQQKTHFVQSNDNKPPVNSSILSDRELEVLKLITKGCSNDDIAKRLYIVTGTVKTHISNIMNKLCANDRTEAAVIALRSGLVT, encoded by the coding sequence ATGAGTAAAATTCGCATTGTCGTTATTGAAGATCATTACCTCACTCGCTTCTCTATTTGCAAAGCATTACAACAAAAAAACGAAATTGAAGTAGTTGGAGAAGCTGGTAATGCCCGTCATGGTCTAATAATGTTAAAGAAGCTACAGCCAGATGTGGCAATTGTGGATATAGGTTTACCAGATCAAGATGGGATTGAATTAACCAAGGAAATTAAAGCGATCGCTAATCATCGTCAATTATCAAATACAAAAGTATTAATTCTAACGTCATCTGATAATAAAGCATCTGTACTTGCAGCCTTTAGCGCTGGTGCAGATTCCTACTGTATGAAAGATATCCGGTTTGATAATTTACTCGAAGCTATACGGGTAACTGCTGATGGTAATCCTTGGATTGATCCGATGATTGCTCGGATTATTTTAGAAAAGGCACAGCAGAAGACACATTTTGTCCAATCCAATGATAATAAACCACCTGTTAACTCTAGTATTCTCTCAGACAGAGAATTAGAAGTGTTAAAATTGATTACCAAAGGTTGTAGTAATGATGATATCGCCAAGAGACTTTATATTGTAACTGGAACTGTGAAAACACACATTAGCAATATTATGAATAAATTATGTGCTAATGATCGTACAGAAGCAGCAGTAATTGCTCTGCGTTCTGGCTTAGTTACATAA
- a CDS encoding LptF/LptG family permease: protein MDRYLAMQLISPFLFGVGAFTSVVLAIDSLFELLRKVVESGLPLNIALEIFLLKLPYVMVYSFPMSTLLATLMTYSRLSSESELIALRGCGVSVYRMVFTAVVLSFAVTIMTYIFNEQIAPAANYKATITLAQALKSDQPSFKQQNIYYPEYREFKEADGSKNKILSRLFYADQFDGKQMKGLTIIDRSRGGVDQIVVSESAKWNGQKQVWDFYNGTIYLVATDRSYRNILRFEHQQLQLPRTPLTLAENSRDYGEMNISQALEQLEIERLGGNDQKIRKLQVRIQQKIAFPFVCVIFGLVGSVMGSIPQRTGRGTSFGISVIVIFSYYLLLSVSGALAQAGILSPIIGAWLPNLFGLVTGLFLLIRVAQR from the coding sequence ATGGATCGCTACTTGGCGATGCAATTAATTTCACCATTTTTATTTGGTGTCGGTGCATTTACTTCTGTAGTTTTAGCAATTGATAGTTTATTTGAATTATTACGAAAAGTTGTAGAATCTGGGCTACCGCTGAATATTGCTTTAGAGATTTTCTTATTAAAGCTACCTTATGTCATGGTTTACTCCTTTCCCATGTCCACTTTGTTAGCTACTTTAATGACCTATAGCCGCCTGTCTAGCGAAAGTGAATTAATTGCTTTACGTGGGTGTGGAGTTAGTGTTTATCGGATGGTTTTTACGGCTGTAGTGTTAAGTTTTGCAGTCACGATCATGACTTATATATTTAATGAGCAAATTGCCCCTGCGGCAAATTATAAAGCTACTATTACCCTAGCGCAAGCCCTCAAGTCAGACCAACCTTCCTTTAAACAACAAAATATTTACTATCCTGAATATCGAGAATTTAAAGAAGCAGATGGTAGTAAAAATAAAATACTTTCTCGCTTATTTTATGCTGACCAATTTGATGGTAAGCAAATGAAAGGTTTAACAATTATAGATCGTTCTCGCGGCGGAGTTGATCAAATTGTTGTTTCCGAATCAGCTAAATGGAACGGTCAAAAACAAGTTTGGGATTTTTACAATGGGACTATCTATTTGGTAGCAACTGATCGATCTTATCGGAATATTTTACGCTTTGAACATCAGCAATTACAACTCCCGCGCACTCCTTTAACCTTAGCCGAAAATAGCCGAGACTATGGCGAAATGAATATTTCTCAAGCCCTAGAACAACTAGAAATAGAACGTTTGGGTGGTAATGATCAGAAAATTCGCAAGCTCCAAGTGCGAATTCAACAAAAAATCGCCTTTCCCTTTGTTTGCGTTATTTTTGGTTTAGTTGGCTCAGTTATGGGTAGCATCCCTCAACGCACTGGACGCGGGACAAGTTTTGGTATTAGTGTGATTGTGATTTTCAGTTATTATTTACTATTATCTGTTTCTGGAGCTTTAGCACAGGCTGGTATACTTTCTCCCATAATTGGTGCTTGGTTGCCCAATTTATTTGGATTAGTAACGGGTTTATTTTTATTAATCCGAGTAGCCCAGAGATAA
- the lptB gene encoding LPS export ABC transporter ATP-binding protein yields the protein MKIVLENIHKSYGKRLIVNRVNLSVSQGEIVGLLGPNGAGKTTTFYIATGLEKPNHGKVWLDNFDITNFPMHKRARLGIGYLAQEPSVFRHLSVQDNILLVFEQTQVPRREWRQRLHTLLQEFRLEKVALSKGIQLSGGERRRTELARALAAGREGPKFLFLDEPFAGVDPIAVSEIQEIVSQLRDRGMGILITDHNVRETLAITDRAYIMREGQILAFGNADELYNNPLVRQYYLGDNFAV from the coding sequence GTGAAAATTGTTTTAGAGAATATTCACAAATCTTACGGTAAACGATTAATTGTGAATCGCGTGAATCTTTCCGTTAGCCAGGGTGAAATTGTCGGTTTACTAGGTCCCAATGGGGCTGGGAAAACGACAACATTTTATATTGCTACAGGTTTAGAAAAACCCAATCATGGCAAAGTTTGGTTAGATAATTTTGATATTACTAATTTTCCTATGCACAAAAGGGCTAGATTGGGTATTGGTTATTTAGCTCAAGAACCAAGTGTATTTCGTCATCTTTCAGTGCAAGATAATATTCTCCTAGTATTTGAGCAAACTCAAGTTCCCAGGAGGGAATGGAGACAACGACTACATACTTTATTGCAGGAATTTCGCTTAGAAAAGGTAGCTCTTAGCAAAGGTATTCAACTTTCTGGTGGGGAACGACGACGCACAGAATTAGCAAGAGCTTTAGCCGCAGGTAGAGAGGGACCGAAATTTCTGTTTTTAGATGAACCTTTTGCTGGAGTTGATCCCATTGCTGTATCTGAAATTCAGGAGATTGTCAGCCAATTACGCGATCGCGGTATGGGCATTTTAATTACAGATCATAATGTCCGCGAAACCCTGGCCATTACAGATCGGGCTTACATCATGCGCGAAGGACAAATTCTCGCTTTTGGTAATGCTGATGAACTCTACAATAACCCCTTGGTACGACAATATTATTTAGGTGATAATTTCGCAGTTTAA
- a CDS encoding LptA/OstA family protein, with translation MIPPYQLLKSQIRRLGLALVLPISLLGVVGLPTQLPPATAQSGGNRPLTIRSDTQEYDAKTQVITARGNVQMVYPARQIQATSAQAQYFSKEKRIDFSGNVYILQQGSNSIRAEKVTYLIDEGKFIALPQSNRQVESTYMVEDANPSRQTTKPAPKTPALKRSN, from the coding sequence ATGATACCTCCTTATCAATTGCTAAAATCACAGATCCGCCGTTTAGGATTGGCCTTGGTACTGCCAATTTCCCTTTTAGGTGTAGTAGGATTGCCTACCCAATTGCCACCAGCTACAGCCCAATCTGGGGGGAATCGTCCCCTGACTATCCGCTCTGATACTCAAGAATATGACGCGAAAACCCAAGTAATTACTGCCCGTGGTAATGTGCAAATGGTGTATCCGGCTCGTCAAATTCAAGCCACATCTGCTCAAGCTCAATATTTTAGTAAAGAAAAACGGATTGATTTCAGTGGGAATGTTTACATTTTGCAACAAGGTAGCAATAGTATTCGCGCGGAAAAAGTCACTTATTTAATTGATGAAGGTAAATTTATCGCCTTACCCCAATCTAATCGTCAGGTAGAATCTACATATATGGTGGAGGATGCCAATCCCAGTAGACAAACTACTAAACCGGCACCAAAAACTCCAGCCCTAAAACGTTCTAATTAG
- a CDS encoding DUF309 domain-containing protein: MNETMSEEFWQGVEQFNAGQFYACHDILEALWIDSIEPDKTFYQGILQIAVGLYHLGNHNLRGAMILLGEGSNRLRRYLPSYGGINVEELFTESVDLLKTLQQESLQPMANNKLAENQARLLPSISLSKL, from the coding sequence ATGAACGAAACCATGTCTGAAGAGTTTTGGCAAGGTGTAGAACAGTTCAATGCTGGACAGTTCTATGCTTGTCATGACATTCTTGAAGCACTCTGGATTGATAGTATCGAACCAGATAAAACTTTTTATCAAGGTATTCTCCAAATTGCCGTGGGACTGTATCATCTGGGTAATCATAATTTAAGAGGAGCAATGATTCTTTTAGGAGAAGGTAGCAATCGTCTTCGCCGTTATCTACCCAGCTACGGCGGTATTAATGTGGAAGAATTATTTACTGAAAGTGTGGATTTGTTAAAGACTCTACAACAAGAAAGTCTACAACCAATGGCAAATAATAAATTGGCTGAAAATCAAGCTCGACTTTTACCCAGTATTTCCCTGTCTAAACTATGA
- a CDS encoding ferredoxin thioredoxin reductase catalytic beta subunit produces the protein MVTSEVNSQSSDKSLEAMRHFSEQYAKRTGTYFCSEPSVTAVVIEGLAKHKDELGAPLCPCRHYEDKEAEVNAAFWNCPCVPMRERKECHCMLFLTSDNEFSGDKQEISMETIKEVRDTMG, from the coding sequence ATGGTGACATCAGAAGTGAATTCACAATCCAGCGATAAAAGCCTAGAAGCAATGCGGCATTTTTCCGAACAATATGCCAAACGGACGGGAACATACTTCTGTTCTGAACCTTCTGTTACCGCAGTTGTGATCGAAGGACTAGCCAAGCATAAAGATGAACTCGGTGCGCCTTTATGCCCTTGTCGTCACTACGAAGATAAGGAAGCCGAAGTTAATGCCGCTTTTTGGAATTGTCCTTGCGTCCCCATGCGCGAACGCAAAGAATGTCACTGTATGCTATTTCTTACCTCTGATAATGAGTTTTCCGGCGACAAACAAGAAATCTCTATGGAGACTATCAAAGAAGTTCGGGATACTATGGGATGA
- a CDS encoding DUF58 domain-containing protein, translating to MKITKKINNWLETHAAAPAYGGWVLAGISVCYLGAGINTMAGWLYVISGVSFALLGVSGFVAPRSLAGIIVKRRPIEPVTAGDDLKIEIEIHNQRKQSATLLQVRDILPFIFGQPVQQSIESIPPQDSYRWVYYHPTQQRGLYRWHTVELATGAPWGLFWCRRPRQCEARAIVYPTVLPLTTCPLIDEIGQDDSQRGDPRGNPLQMATTGLVRSLRPYRIGDPTRLIHWRTSARYGELRVRELEVITGGQEIIIAIDSSFQWQQELFEQAVITAASLYFYAQQQQLQVQLWTSATGLITGNIAVLETLAATNPIEKNSLPPDNCPLIWLTQNSFTTSTLPLGSRWVLWQNSDSAAETVINREYPGIIIQTEQELQPQLQKALNLFSGDFSH from the coding sequence ATGAAAATTACCAAAAAAATCAATAATTGGCTGGAAACCCATGCTGCTGCACCTGCTTATGGTGGTTGGGTATTGGCGGGAATTTCTGTGTGTTATTTGGGTGCAGGGATTAATACCATGGCTGGCTGGCTGTATGTGATTAGTGGAGTCAGTTTTGCTCTTTTGGGTGTATCCGGTTTTGTTGCACCGCGATCGCTTGCGGGTATAATTGTCAAACGTCGTCCCATTGAACCAGTAACCGCAGGTGATGACCTAAAAATTGAGATAGAAATTCACAATCAGAGAAAACAATCGGCGACTTTATTACAAGTTAGAGACATTCTCCCATTTATTTTTGGTCAGCCAGTCCAGCAAAGTATTGAATCTATTCCACCACAGGATAGTTATCGCTGGGTATATTATCACCCTACCCAACAGCGAGGCCTTTACCGCTGGCATACGGTAGAATTAGCTACGGGTGCGCCTTGGGGTTTGTTTTGGTGTCGTCGTCCCCGTCAGTGTGAAGCTAGGGCAATTGTTTATCCCACCGTCTTACCCCTGACTACCTGCCCTTTAATTGATGAAATCGGACAAGATGACAGCCAACGGGGAGATCCTCGTGGTAACCCTTTACAAATGGCAACAACGGGATTAGTGCGATCGCTGCGTCCCTATCGTATAGGTGATCCTACCCGATTAATTCATTGGCGGACAAGCGCCCGTTATGGAGAATTACGAGTGCGGGAATTAGAAGTAATTACCGGGGGACAAGAAATTATTATTGCCATAGATAGTTCCTTTCAGTGGCAACAAGAATTATTTGAACAAGCCGTAATTACCGCTGCTTCCTTGTATTTTTATGCCCAACAGCAACAACTGCAAGTACAATTATGGACATCAGCTACAGGTTTAATTACAGGCAATATCGCAGTTTTGGAAACCTTAGCAGCCACCAACCCTATCGAAAAAAACAGCTTACCACCGGATAACTGTCCCCTAATTTGGCTGACACAAAACTCCTTTACCACATCCACCTTACCCCTGGGTAGTCGTTGGGTACTCTGGCAAAATTCAGATTCAGCAGCAGAAACTGTCATTAATCGGGAATATCCCGGTATCATTATCCAAACCGAACAAGAGCTACAACCCCAATTGCAAAAAGCTCTTAATTTATTTTCAGGCGATTTCTCACACTGA
- the mtnA gene encoding S-methyl-5-thioribose-1-phosphate isomerase, with translation MVYPVIWRNNSVSLIDQTRLPNEYTVVEIHRSKDMAQAITTMIVRGAPAIGVAAAYGMYLGAREIETSDIQEFLTKLETVANLLRSTRPTAVNLFWAIGRMMKTAYETVGTVAEIQQTLLETAQKINAEDLQTCQAIGDHGLAALPQTPDQLIILTHCNAGALATAGYGTALGVVRSAWKEGRLARVFADETRPRLQGAKLTAWECVQEGIPVTVITDNMAAHCMKQGLIDAVVVGADRIAANGDTANKIGTYSLAIVAKAHNIPFFVAAPLSTVDFELIDGSQIPIEERHPREIYQIGETVLTPPGVEFYNPAFDVTPADLITAIITENGAFLPGDLLKGELPKLT, from the coding sequence ATGGTTTATCCCGTTATTTGGCGCAATAATTCAGTATCACTCATTGATCAAACTCGCTTACCTAATGAATATACAGTGGTGGAGATTCACCGCAGTAAAGATATGGCACAAGCCATTACAACCATGATTGTGAGAGGTGCGCCGGCGATAGGAGTGGCTGCGGCCTATGGAATGTATTTAGGTGCAAGGGAAATTGAAACAAGCGATATCCAAGAGTTTTTGACTAAATTGGAAACAGTCGCTAATTTGTTGCGTTCTACCCGTCCCACTGCGGTAAATTTGTTTTGGGCCATTGGCAGAATGATGAAAACGGCTTATGAAACCGTGGGAACAGTCGCCGAAATTCAACAAACTCTTTTAGAAACTGCCCAAAAGATCAATGCCGAAGATCTACAAACCTGTCAAGCTATAGGTGATCATGGTTTGGCAGCATTACCGCAAACCCCAGACCAACTAATTATACTCACTCATTGCAACGCTGGGGCATTAGCCACTGCCGGTTATGGGACAGCATTAGGTGTAGTCCGTTCTGCGTGGAAAGAAGGGCGTTTAGCCAGGGTATTTGCTGACGAAACCCGTCCCCGATTACAAGGTGCAAAACTCACCGCGTGGGAATGTGTCCAAGAAGGCATTCCAGTGACAGTAATTACCGATAATATGGCTGCCCACTGCATGAAACAAGGTTTAATTGATGCTGTAGTTGTGGGTGCTGATAGAATTGCTGCTAATGGTGACACTGCCAATAAAATCGGAACTTATAGTTTAGCTATTGTCGCCAAAGCTCATAATATTCCTTTCTTTGTCGCTGCACCTTTATCTACAGTAGATTTTGAATTAATTGATGGTAGTCAAATTCCCATTGAAGAACGTCACCCAAGGGAAATATATCAAATAGGTGAAACTGTTCTCACACCTCCAGGAGTGGAATTTTATAACCCGGCTTTTGATGTCACACCTGCGGATTTAATTACCGCCATTATTACTGAAAATGGGGCTTTTCTGCCAGGTGATTTATTAAAGGGTGAACTACCCAAACTGACCTGA
- the hemB gene encoding porphobilinogen synthase, with amino-acid sequence MFPIHRPRRLRSHTQLRRMVRETVLTTNDLIYPLFAVPGEGIAKEVKSMPGVYQLSVDKIVEEAKEVYDLGIPAIILFGIPADKDIDATGAWHDCGIVQKAATAVKNAVPDLIVMADTCLCEYTSHGHCGYLQVGDLTGRVLNDPTLELLKKTAVSQAQAGADIIAPSGMMDGFVQAIRAGLDEAGFEDIPIMSYAAKYASAYYGPFRDAADSTPQFGDRRTYQMDPGNAREALKEIELDIAEGADMLMVKPALAYMDIIWRVKEATNLPVAAYNVSGEYAMVKAAALNGWVDEQRVVMETLTGFKRAGADLILTYHAKDAARWL; translated from the coding sequence ATGTTTCCTATACATCGCCCTCGTCGTCTGCGTAGCCATACCCAATTGCGTCGGATGGTACGTGAAACCGTTTTAACTACTAACGATTTGATTTATCCATTGTTTGCAGTACCAGGAGAAGGTATTGCCAAGGAAGTCAAATCTATGCCCGGTGTTTATCAACTTTCAGTAGATAAGATTGTTGAAGAAGCTAAGGAAGTTTATGATTTAGGAATTCCGGCAATTATCTTATTTGGAATTCCGGCAGATAAAGACATAGATGCTACCGGGGCGTGGCATGATTGTGGTATTGTTCAAAAAGCAGCAACCGCAGTTAAAAATGCTGTTCCTGATTTAATTGTTATGGCTGATACTTGTTTATGTGAATATACAAGTCATGGTCATTGTGGTTATTTACAAGTTGGTGATTTAACTGGAAGGGTTTTAAATGATCCAACTTTGGAATTATTAAAGAAAACCGCAGTTTCTCAAGCTCAAGCTGGTGCAGATATTATCGCACCTTCGGGGATGATGGATGGTTTTGTGCAAGCTATTCGCGCAGGTTTGGATGAGGCGGGATTTGAAGATATTCCCATTATGTCCTATGCTGCTAAATATGCTTCGGCTTATTATGGGCCATTTAGAGATGCAGCGGACTCAACACCACAATTCGGGGATAGACGCACTTACCAAATGGACCCCGGTAACGCTAGGGAAGCACTGAAAGAAATTGAGTTGGATATTGCTGAAGGTGCTGATATGCTCATGGTCAAACCAGCTTTGGCATATATGGATATTATTTGGCGCGTCAAGGAAGCTACTAATTTACCTGTGGCGGCTTACAATGTCTCTGGTGAGTATGCCATGGTGAAGGCTGCGGCTTTAAATGGTTGGGTTGATGAGCAGCGCGTTGTTATGGAAACCTTGACTGGTTTTAAACGGGCTGGTGCTGATTTGATTTTGACTTACCACGCTAAAGATGCGGCTCGGTGGTTGTAA
- a CDS encoding DUF4870 domain-containing protein, with the protein MYDSDKRKLLSALCHGAIFFSTTIVSVGLPIAILFVSDDPVVKENAKESINFHFNVWLYGAILGALFFLFGWLILPLFILFPLAGLGYILHWGLTIWALIGVFSDPNQPCRYPFIFRVF; encoded by the coding sequence ATGTACGACAGCGATAAACGTAAATTATTATCAGCATTGTGTCATGGGGCAATTTTTTTTAGTACCACAATTGTCTCCGTTGGCTTACCCATAGCCATACTATTTGTATCAGATGATCCTGTTGTCAAAGAGAATGCCAAAGAATCTATCAATTTCCATTTTAACGTTTGGTTATATGGAGCAATTCTGGGAGCATTGTTTTTTCTGTTTGGTTGGTTGATTTTACCATTATTCATCTTGTTTCCACTCGCAGGTTTAGGTTATATCCTCCACTGGGGATTGACAATTTGGGCGCTAATTGGCGTTTTTAGTGATCCTAATCAACCTTGCCGTTATCCGTTTATTTTTCGAGTTTTTTAG
- a CDS encoding Fur family transcriptional regulator, with translation MQQKANDIVKTLKTRGLRVTPQRFGVYANLLARRDHPTVDQIMRDLNHEAPTSSQATVYAALQALREVGLVREVLLEEGVSRYDANVAPHHHFRCNCCGAIEDINWNTFPDIDVSQLRQGLKVERYEVTVEGVCDVCSAHV, from the coding sequence ATGCAGCAAAAAGCTAATGATATTGTCAAAACCTTGAAAACTAGAGGGTTGCGAGTCACACCCCAGCGATTTGGCGTTTATGCCAATCTATTAGCCAGACGAGATCACCCGACGGTTGATCAAATTATGAGAGACTTGAATCATGAAGCACCCACTTCTTCTCAGGCAACCGTATATGCGGCACTTCAGGCACTGCGAGAGGTGGGTTTGGTGCGAGAAGTGCTATTAGAGGAAGGTGTCTCCCGTTATGATGCTAACGTTGCCCCCCACCATCATTTTCGCTGTAACTGCTGTGGTGCAATTGAAGATATCAACTGGAATACTTTCCCCGATATTGATGTCAGTCAATTGCGACAGGGGTTAAAAGTGGAACGGTATGAAGTGACAGTTGAGGGAGTGTGCGATGTTTGCAGCGCCCATGTTTGA
- a CDS encoding peroxiredoxin produces MTAITHVPNVVFKTRVRDESIGGPNPYTWKDVTTQEIFAGKKVVLFALPGAFTPTCSSTHLPRYEELFEEFKAQGVDQIICLSVNDAFVMFQWGKQQGAKNVFLLPDGSGEFSRKMGMLVDKSNIGFGMRSWRYAMVVNNGEIEKMFIEPGFEDNCGSDPFEVSDADTVLAYLKGVERPAAVAPRLAFVG; encoded by the coding sequence ATGACTGCTATTACTCACGTTCCAAATGTAGTATTCAAGACTCGTGTGCGGGATGAATCTATCGGTGGACCAAATCCTTACACTTGGAAAGATGTCACCACACAAGAAATTTTTGCCGGTAAGAAAGTAGTATTATTTGCGCTTCCTGGTGCTTTCACTCCTACCTGTTCTTCTACTCATTTGCCTCGCTATGAAGAACTGTTTGAGGAATTCAAAGCGCAAGGTGTTGATCAAATCATTTGTTTGTCAGTTAATGACGCATTTGTAATGTTCCAATGGGGCAAACAACAAGGCGCTAAAAATGTTTTCTTGTTACCAGATGGTAGTGGAGAATTTAGCCGCAAAATGGGAATGTTAGTTGATAAATCTAACATCGGTTTTGGAATGCGTTCTTGGCGTTATGCAATGGTTGTTAATAACGGCGAAATTGAAAAAATGTTCATTGAACCAGGTTTTGAAGATAACTGTGGTAGTGATCCTTTTGAAGTATCTGATGCTGATACCGTTCTTGCTTACCTCAAAGGTGTAGAACGTCCTGCTGCGGTTGCACCTCGGTTAGCATTTGTTGGTTAA